The following are encoded together in the Glycine soja cultivar W05 chromosome 5, ASM419377v2, whole genome shotgun sequence genome:
- the LOC114412834 gene encoding stress-associated endoplasmic reticulum protein 2-like produces the protein MTTSRRLADRKVEKFEKNITKRGFVPDTTTKKGKDYPVGPVLLGFFVFVVIGSSLFQIIRTATSGGMA, from the exons ATG ACGACATCAAGGCGCCTTGCGGACAGGAAGGTGGAGAAGTTTGAGAAAAACATCACCAAAAGAGGATTTGTGCCAGACACAACCACTAAAAAGGGGAAAGACTACCCTGTTGGCCCAGTGCTGCTCGGTTTCTTCGTCTTTGTTGTCATTGGATCAT CTCTCTTCCAGATAATCAGGACAGCAACGAGTGGAGGCATGGCTTAA
- the LOC114412832 gene encoding glutamate-rich WD repeat-containing protein 1-like: protein MTRGIKHRQKAKSKKKVSKKESGSSSSLAPEIPAKVWQPGVDKLEEGEELQCDPSAYNSLHAFHIGWPCLSFDILRDSLGLVRKEFPHTVYFMAGTQAEKPSWNSIGIFKVSNITGKRREPVPKLGTDDTEMDGEDSDSDDDSEDEEGGAQGPSLQLRKVAHQGCVNRIRSMPQNPHICAAWADTGHVQVWDLNSHLNALAESETEGVQGVAAVFNQDPLYKFKHKDEGYAIDWSPLVPGRLASGDCNNCIYLWEPTSAGTWNVDNAPFTGHTASVEDLQWSPTEPDVFASCSVDGNIAIWDTRLGKSPAASFKAHNADVNVMSWNRLASCMLASGSDDGTISIRDLRLLKEGDSVVAHFEYHKHPITSIEWSPHEASSLAVSSSDNQLTIWDLSLEKDEEEEAEFKAKTKEQVNAPEDLPPQLLFIHQGQKDLKELHWHAQIPGMIVSTAADGFNILMPSNIQSTLPSDGAV from the exons ATGACTCGCGGCATAAAACACCGTCAGAAAGCCAAGAGCAAGAAGAAG gtCTCGAAGAAAGAGAGTGGGTCTTCTTCATCTTTGGCGCCAGAAATTCCCGCGAAGGTGTGGCAACCGGGTGTGGATAAGTTGGAGGAAGGTGAAGAGCTTCAGTGTGATCCTTCTGCTTACAATTCTCTTCATGCCTTTCACATTGGATGGCCATGTTTGAG CTTTGATATTTTACGTGACTCTTTGGGCTTGGTTCGAAAAGAATTTCCCCACACTGTATATTTCATGGCAGGGACTCAG GCAGAGAAACCTTCTTGGAATTCTATTGGAATTTTTAAAGTATCAAATATTACTGGAAAGAGACGTGAGCCGGTGCCTAAACTTGGAACTGATGACACTGAAATGGATGGTGAGGATAGTGACAGTGACGATGATAGTGAGGATGAAGAAGGTGGTGCTCAGGGTCCCAGTTTGCAG TTGCGGAAGGTTGCTCACCAAGGATGTGTCAACCGTATACGCTCTATGCCACAAAATCCCCATATATGTGCAGCTTGGGCCGATACCGGTCATGTACAG GTCTGGGACCTCAACTCTCACCTCAATGCTCTAGCTGAGAGTGAAACAGAAGGTGTCCAAGGAGTTGCTGCAGTTTTTAATCAGGACCCATTGTATAAATTTAAACACAAAGATGAAGGTTATGCTATAGACTGGAGTCCTCTTGTTCCTGGAAGGCTTGCATCTG GGGATTGCAATAATTGCATTTATCTGTGGGAGCCTACATCTGCTGGAACATGGAACGTTGATAATGCTCCATTTACTGGACATACTGCTAGTGTTGAAGATCTGCAA TGGAGCCCTACAGAACCTGACGTTTTTGCTTCTTGTTCCGTGGATGGAAACATTGCAATATGGGATACCCGTTTGGGGAAGTCACCAGCTGCATCTTTTAAGGCACATAATGCTGATGTGAATGTAATGTCATGGAACAG GTTGGCTAGTTGTATGTTGGCCTCTGGGAGTGATGATGGGACTATTTCTATTCGTGATCTCAGACTGCTCAAG GAAGGAGATTCTGTGGTAGCACATTTCGAATATCACAAGCACCCAATCACATCCATTGAGTGGAGTCCACATGAAGCCTCTTCATTAGCAGTTTCTTCATCTGATAATCAGCTTAC TATATGGGACCTTTCTTTAGAAAAGGATGAGGAAGAGGAGGCTGAATTTAAAGCTAAAACCAAAGAACAAGTTAATGCCCCTGAAGATTTGCCTCCCCAACTATTGTTTATTCACCAG GGACAAAAAGACCTGAAGGAACTACATTGGCATGCGCAGATTCCTGGAATGATTGTTTCTACCGCTGCCGATGGATTCAACATTCTTATGCCTTCAAATATTCAGAGCACACTGCCATCAGATGGTGCTGTATAA
- the LOC114412833 gene encoding F-box only protein 6-like translates to MEEEEGLAMLITHLHLHHFSHSLSPPFTLHPPVSHQLPRFSFFDIDDYSVDDFCGLVMAAGKSGSSRMMEPLKHPSKKSRRDRSCGKSSGRSSRDEAMEQQIWKNLPEDLFEPVIARLPIATFFRFRSVCQRWNSLLSSQSFSLHCAQVKQANPWFYTVTHEHANSGAMYDPSMKKWYHPTISTLPAELIVLPVASAGGLVCFLDIYHQNFYVCNPLIQSLKELPARSVRVWARDAVGMTVNGNSTGAGYKILLVGCDGEYEIYDSLTKSWSHPEKMPSDIKLPLSLNFRSHAVSINSTLYFMHSDPKGIVSYDMATGVWTQYIIPAPLHLTDHMLAECDGRLLLVGLLTKNAATCICIWELQKMTFLWKEVDRMPNVWCLDFYGKHVRMTCLGNKGLLMLSLRSRQMNRLVTYNIASREWVKVPWCLVPHGRKRQWIAHGTAFYPCLSAMA, encoded by the exons atggaagaagaagaagggctTGCCATGCTCATCACTCACCTTCACCTTCACCATTTCTCTCACTCTCTTTCTCCTCCTTTTACCCTTCACCCTCCAGTCTCTCATCAACTCCCCAG ATTCTCCTTCTTTGACATTGATGATTACTCCGTAGATGACTTCTGTGGCCTTGTAATGGCAGCTGGAAAGTCTGGAAGTTCCAGGATGATGGAACCTCTAAAGCATCCATCTAAGAAGTCTCGAAGAGATAGGAGCTGTGGAAAATCATCTGGAAGGTCCTCCAGGGATGAAGCTATGGAACAACAAATTTGGAAAAATTTGCCTGAGGATCTATTTGAGCCTGTGATTGCACGACTTCCCATTGCCACATTTTTCCGCTTCCGCTCTGTATGCCAGCGATGGAATTCCTTGCTGTCTTCTCAAAGTTTTTCTCTGCATTGTGCTCAAGTCAAACAAGCAAACCCATGGTTTTACACTGTAACTCATGAACATGCAAATTCTGGAGCCATGTATGACCCTTCTATGAAGAAGTGGTACCATCCCACTATATCAACACTGCCCGCAGAGTTGATAGTTTTACCAGTGGCTTCTGCAGGGGGTCTAGTTTGCTTTCTTGACatttatcatcaaaatttctatgtTTGTAACCCATTGATTCAATCCTTAAAGGAGTTACCAGCTCGGTCAGTTAGGGTTTGGGCTCGTGATGCTGTAGGAATGACAGTAAATGGGAACTCAACTGGTGCTGGTTACAAGATCCTATTGGTGGGTTGTGATGGagaatatgaaatttatgaCTCCCTAACAAAGTCTTGGAGCCATCCAGAAAAAATGCCTTCAGATATTAAGCTGCCGCTGTCACTCAATTTTAGGTCACACGCTGTTTCTATTAACAGCACCCTGTACTTCATGCATTCAGATCCCAAAGGGATTGTTTCGTATGATATGGCAACTGGGGTTTGGacacagtacataatcccagcGCCATTGCATCTGACTGACCACATGCTGGCCGAGTGCGATGGCCGGCTATTGCTTGTTGGGCTGCTCACGAAGAATGCAGCCACATGCATATGCATATGGGAGCTGCAGAAGATGACTTTCTTGTGGAAGGAGGTTGACAGAATGCCAAACGTCTGGTGCTTGGACTTTTATGGGAAGCACGTTAGAATGACTTGCTTGGGAAACAAAGGCTTGCTCATGTTATCCTTGAGATCAAGACAAATGAATCGATTGGTTACTTACAACATAGCAAGTAGGGAATGGGTGAAAGTTCCTTGGTGTCTGGTGCCACATGGAAGAAAACGGCAATGGATAGCACATGGTACTGCATTTTATCCATGCCTCTCTGCAATGGCCTGA